Sequence from the Anaerobaca lacustris genome:
AGGTCGGGCAGACGCTCGACCATACACGAACCTGGTCCGACCCGGACGGCGATCCGGCCCGCGCCGAGCTGCTCGACGGGCCCGACGGGATGCGCCTCTACAGCAGGCCCAAGCTCAACTCCTATACGCTGCTCTGGACGCCGAGGCGGCCCCAGGTCGTCGCGGCCGTCGTGCGCGTCACCGACGAGCCGCGTTCGGGCGAGCCGCTCAGCAGCACCGGGACGATCCTGATCCAGGTCGTCCCGCCGGCCCGACGCGCCGCGCCGGGGGCGTGCGGCGGCCGGCCGCAATAGTCGTTACGCCGTACCGTGTGCCCAACGGTCGGTTCATTGTGGCGGCGGCGGTTGCAGGCCGAACGCCTCGATCAGCTCGTCGATGATCTTCCGGCTCATCGCGACGTGGCCGCCGATGGGCTGGGCGTCGAGCACCGCCTCGGCCGAATACTCCAGCACTTCGAGCTTGTCGAACGCCGCCAGGACGCTGTCGCCGACGACCATGACGCCGTTGTTGGCCAGCACCGCCGCCGGGCTCTGCAACGTCAGCGTCCGCGCCAGCCGGGCGAAGTCGTTGTACACCGTCTCGAACGGCAGCAGGCCCACCTCGCGCACAAAGACGTAGCTTTCGGGGATCGTGTACGTGTCGATCGTTTGGCGACAGACGCTGAAGGCCATCGCGTTGAGCGGGCCGGCGTTGACGATCGCCGTCACGTCGGGCTGGGCGTCGTAGATCGCCTTGTGCGACAAAACGGCCCGGCTGGGGTGCTTGCCGAACTCCTTCTTGCCCTTGCGGATCATCACGATCTCCTCGGGCAGCACGGCGTGTCGGTCGAGCGGGTATGGCGTGATCAGGAACTTCTCCGCGTCGATCCGCGCCGAGAACGTCCCCGTCTTCATCGTCAGCAGCCGCTGGCGATAGCCCCGCTCGACGAACCGGCAGATCTGGTTGCGCAGCTCCTTCTCGTGGATCGTCATCATGCTCGGATCGTACTCGAACGCCTCCAGCGGCACGTCGCTCTTGCCCTGAAGCTGCAATTGCTGATCGGTCAGGTACGTCGGCTCGCCGAGTGTGTGGGCCTTGATCAGCACCTTGCAGCACATCTCGAGCGTCTCGAACTTGCCGAAGGACTCCTGGAGGTTCTGCCCGCCGCAGCAGACGCCGTGGTTTTCGAGGATCACGCTGTCGAAGCCCTCGGCGTATTTCTGCGCGATCTTGCGTCCGAGGTCTTCGCTGCCCGGCACCCCGTACGGCGCGAACGCCACCGTCCCATTCGACCGCCACGCCTGGTGGAACAGCCGCGTGTCGGGCACCTTGTGCGCGATGCTGAACGCCACCAGCGCCATCGGGTGCGCGTGGACGATGGCCTTGAGGTCCGGCCGGACCGCGTAGATCGCCTTGTGGAACGGGTACTCCGAACTGGGCCGGTGCAGCCCCTCGATCCGGCCGTCCGCACGCACGCACACGATGTCGTTGGCCGTCAGCGTGCCCTTGTCCACGCCCGTCGGCGTGATCCACATGTCGCCGTTCTCATCGAGGATCGACAGGTTGCCGCCCGAGGTTGTCGTCATCTTGTACCGGTAGATCCGCTGCATCGTCAGCACCAGCTCGTCGCGCGGATGAAGGTATTCATACTTCATAATCGGTCCCCTGCATTGCGTTTTCGGAATCTGCCCATTCTCTATACCGCCGAACGCTCCGCGCCGCAATGCCCCACAACTCCCGTCCTATCCGTAGAGCGTGCGTCCCCGCACGGCCTGCCCCTTCAACGGTGTTCAGGGCGGGCTCTGAGCGAAGTCGAACGGGACAAGGCGAGCGGGGACGCTCGCCCTACACATCGCCCCTGCCATACATGATGGGCCCGTGTGTGTGAAGGTGTCCAGTCCTGGGAACGGTTTGAGCTGCCACCCCATGCCAGGAGACCTCCACGCGTTCCTCGTCGGGCGAATGCGGCAAGTGAAACCTGCCCGTCGGCGCTTGATTCCAACCGGCGACGAAGGCATACTGTGGTGGTTCCGGCACCCCGAGACAGATCGGGGACCGGGGGACGCAAGAACGTGACTCTGAGGAGCGACCTGTCATGCGATACGCCGGCTTTTGCACTTTGGTACTCGTTGTGGCCTCTCTGTTTTCTTCCGCTGGGGTCCGGGCGGACGGTCGAACCATCGAGCGAACCGTCCTGATCGAGAAGATCTCGGGGTTCTGGATCGGCCAGCTCGTGGGCAACTATCTGGGCTTTCCCTTTGAGAACGTCTACGCCGATGAGCCGATCCCGGTCCTGGTGGATCGGTACTACACTCCGTTCAACGCCGGGGAGCTGCGGATCAATCGGAACGATCATCGGGCTTACGTGCCGTTCATGTTCACAGCCTTCGACGGCGCCTATTCCGACGACGACACCGACATCGAGTTTGTGACGCTGCACGCCGTCGAGCAGCACGGACTCGATCTCGACTACGGGCAGATCGCCGAGGCCTGGAAGCGGCACATCAACCGCAGGATCTGGGTGGCCAACCGTACGGCGCGCGACCTGATGGCGCAGGGAATGCTCCCGCCGGAGACCGGCAAGAAGGAGAACAACCCGAACTGGTTCCAGATCGACCCCCAGTTGGTCAACGAGATCTGGAGTGCGTTCTATCCCGGCATGCCCGCCAAGGCCGCCGAGCGCGCCGAATGGGGGGCGCGGATCACCAACGACGACTGGGGCGTGCATCCGACGATCGCCTACGCGGTGATGATCAGCGAGGCGTTTTTCGAGACGGACCGGATGAAGCTGGTGAAGACGGCTCTGTCGCACATCCCGACCGACAGCCCGTTCCACGAGGGGATGCTGGACGTCATCGGCTGGTACGAAGCATCGCCGGACGACTGGCGGGTGACCCGGCGGAAGATTCATGAGAAGTACTATCGCTACAGGAAGGGCGACTACGCGGCCCCGGTGTCGGTTGTCTCGTCGCTGGTGAACGGCCTGTGCGGCGTCCTGGCGATTCTCTACGGCGAGGGCGACTTCATGAAGACCGTCGGTATCGCCGTCAGCGCCGGGTACGACTGCGACAACCAGGCGGCGACCTGCGGCGGGCTGATGGGCGTCATGCTGGGGGCCAAGGCGATCCCCCAATCGCTCACACACGATTGCCTGCCGGGCGGCCGGTGGTCCAAGCCGTTCAACGACACCTACATCAACTACAGCCGGGACGAACTGCCGATCCATAACCGAATCTCCGACATCGTCGAGCGGATCGCCCGGATCGCCGAGACGGCCATTCTGCGCGAGGGCGGCAGGAGGATTGAGAAGGACGGGCAGACCGTCTACGTGATCCCATAACGTCGTCGTCCGTGGATCGCAGGTCTCAGTAGATCGAGCGGAGGCCCTTCTCGCTGACCTTGTCGACCAGCTCCTTGAAGTTTTTCAGCAGGACGTTCAACTGCTCGGTGCTTTCGAGGAGCTTTTCGTAGAGGCGTCCATCGGTGACGAGTCGTCCGGCGGTGCCCTGGCCGGCGTTGACCTTTTCCATTGCCAGCCGCAGTTGCGAGACGGCCTTGCTGACGTCGGCGCTGGTATTGACCAGGGCGCCGACGAGTCGCTCGGCCTTGACGTCGACGCTGGCGAGCGTCTCGGTGCCGGCCTGTGCGAGGCTCTTGTACTCGGCCAGCGTTGCCTCCGCGCTGTCCATCAGCTCCGTGGCCCGCGTCATGGCGGCGGAGATGTTCGCGGTCGCCGTCGACATGTTGGCCAGCGTGGCCTTGATGTTTCCTTTGTTGTCCGGGTCGCCGATGATGTCGTTGGCGTTGCCGATAAAGGCGCCGATGCTGTCGACGAGGTTGTTGAGCTTCTTCTGGCTTTCCTCCGGGAAGAACTCGCTGGTCAACCCGGTGGAGCCCTGGAGCGTCAGTCCCTCCATCAGAAAGGCCGTCTCCGGTCGATCCGGGTCGAGCGGGGGGGCCGGCAGTTTCTGCGGATCGACCTTCAGTTCGATGTAGCTGCTGCCGAGTCCTCGCGTCATGAGTTTGGCTTCGACGTTCGAGGGGATGTCGGCGTAGTTCCTGTCGACGCTCAGGACGACGAGGGCCTGGTGGTATTCCTGGCCCGTATGGAAGTCCTGGAGGATTCTCGGCGCCATCACGGCGGTGACTCGACCGATCTGGTAGCCGCAGAACCGCACGGGTGTGTCTTTCCGCACGCCGGGCGCGCTGGGGAACTTCACATAGACCTGGAAGGATCGGATGCGGCTGATGGCCGTGGGCAGCTCCCCGAACTTGAAGATCATCCACCCGAAGGCGGCCAGGCCCATGATGACGAAGATGCCGACAATGACGTCGCGCCGCCTCTGGGCGGATTCGTAATCACTCACCGCTGCTTCCTTTCCAATCCGTTCGGCCTTCCATGAACAGCTCGCGAATCGCCCGGAGGGGATAGCCGCTGTCGTTGAGCTGCTTGATCAGGCGGATGCGCTCGACGGCCTTGCCATCGAACAGCCGCCTGCCGGTCGGCGTGGTTTCCGTAGGCTCCAGCAAACCGACCATCAAATAGTATTGCAGAGACTGACGCGAAATGCCAGCCTTTTCTGCGGCCCGCCCGATCGGCATGAGCTTCGTTTCCTCGGTCACGTTGTTCTCCCCGTCGTTGCATGGCTGTGCTTGTCCCCACGGCTCTGTGGGTCGGCCGGCCCCGTCTCGAAGACAGCCTTTACGAGCGAGATGAACGAGGTCTGAACCTGCGCGAGCGTCATGGACCGCACGGCTTGAGGACCGTGTGTTGGGTGTTTCAGCCTCCGCGCCATGTTCGCCGAGATCATCAGCACGCAATCGTGGCCGGAGGGGACCTGTTCCTGGCTGAGGCGGAAGGCCTCGCGGAGCAGTCGCTTGAGGCGATTGCGAACGACGGCGTTGCCGCACGACTTGCCCACGGAAACGCCCAGGCGGGCATGGCCGCACCGGTTCTCGGCGACCCACAGAGTTAGCAAGGCGTCACCGGCGCGCCGGCGACGGTCCAGGACGGCCTTGAACTGGCGGTTGCTCACCAGCCTGCGGTTCTTTGGAAGCTTCAAACGTTTCAAGAGTCCACTGTCGGGCGGCTACTTGTTGTCCGCGGTGACGCCGGGCCAGCCGTCCGTGCGGAAGGGCGAGGCCGGCAGTCCCGCCTGGTTGTAGAGGTTGCACACGGGGTTGTCCGCCCAGGCGTACCGTACGGCCACCGGCTCGGCGACCTTCTCGCTGCGGACCACGACCGTCTCCCCTTCGATTCGCGCCTCGGCCCAGACGAACTTGCGGTCCGCGCCGGCGACGGCAAAGCCTTTCAACGGCCCGCCGCCTTGGGCGACAAGCCCGCCGCCGACGTGCTGGAAATGCAGCACGATCTCATCGCCCCGGATGTTCATGAAGCTGTACAGAGGCCCGGAGTAGACCATGTCTTTGAAATACGTCCTGGCCAGGGCCCACAGCGCCAGACGTTTTCCGACGTCCTGTTTGTTCCTTGGGTGGATGTCATCGGCGTCGCCAATGTCGATGGTCACGGCCATGCCGGTGTTGGGCAGCTCGAGGGTCATCAGTTGGGCCTCACGCAGCTCGGCCCAGGCGCTCTCGCCCGGTTCGTCCTTGACCGCCAGGTAGTTGGCCAGTTGGACAAAGAGGAAGGGGAAATTGTTGCGGCCCCAGCTCTGCCACCAGTCCCGGATCATGGTGGGGAACAGCTCGCGGTATTGATATGCCCGGCCGGCATTGGATTCGCCCTGGTACCAGATCGCGCCCTGGATCGCGTAGGGGGTCAGCGGGGCGATCATGGCGTTGTACAGGCCCGACGGCGTGTGGTGATGTCCGGGGCCGAGCGGGGCGTTTGGTCGTCGCGGCGCCGGCTTGCCCTCGGCCTTGGCCTTCTCGGCGTCCTCCTCCCACTTCTTGACGTTCTCGCGGTATTGGACCAGGGCCTTGGGGTAGTTGGCGACGGCGTCCTCGTATCGCTTGATGATCGGCTCGAACTCCGGGTGGCTCCTGAGCATGGGGCCGCTGGTCCACGCTTCCGCGGGCGTTCCTCCCCATGAGGTGTGGATCAGGCCGATGGGCAGCTCCAGGTCCTTGCGGAGTCGCCGGCCGAAGAAATACGCCACGGCCGAGAACCCTGGGATGGTCTCGGGGCTGCACTCGACCCAACGGCCCTTGCAGTCGGTCTGCGGCGTGTCGGCGACCTGGCGATCGACGCTGAACAGGCGGATCTTCGGATAGCGGGCGGCGGCGATCTCCTGCTCGGCGTCGGCAGAGTTCTGGACCGTCCATTGCATATTCGATTGGCCCGAGCAGACCCAGACCTCCCCGACGAGGATGTTCTTGACGGTGATGGTGTTGGCGGCCTTGAACGTGACCTCGTACGGTCCGCCGAAGGGGGGGGCCGCCATGCGGAACGTCCAGGCGCCGTCGTCATCGGCCTGAATCTGCGGGACGGCGTTGCTCCAGCTCATGCGGATCTCGATCTCTTCCTTGGGGTCGGCCCAGCCCCAGAGGCTGACCGTATCGCCTCCCTGCAAGACCATGTTGTCCGAGAGGATGGCCGGCAAGCGGACGTCGGCTTCGGCCGGACCCCAGGAAACCAGGCCGAGAAGGCAAAGCAAAATCAAGGAGACAGTGCGGTTCCGGGCGGCGATGGTACGGTTCATCTCAACTCCTTCACTTGCCTGTTTTACGTTGTCCCAAATGCCGATCCGGGCCCAATGAGCCGTTCGGCGTCGCATCGAATGATCCCGTCGATACCACTATAAATGCGAATCGCCCCGGAGTAAACAGCAAACGACACGTTGGACGGGTTTGGCGTCGATCTCGGCGTCGAGGCGTCGAAAAATTGTCAGTTAGACCTTTACCTGCATCCCGCCGTCAGCTATAGTGTCCTGGTATATGGAAATTACCCAGGGAGGATATTCCTATGGTGACCAGGAGTGGAATTCGATTGTTGTCACTGGTGGCGTGCGCTGCCGTGGTGCTGTTTGCATTGGCGGGGCTGACCGGTTGTAAGGAGAAGAGTCCGCCTCCTGCGGAGCCGAACGCGGCGACGGAGACCCCCTCGCCCGGCGCCGGCCGGGAGCAGGCGCTCCTGGACCCGCTTGATGCGGCGGCAAGCCTTTTTCGCGGGCCCTCTGTGAGCCTTCAGAACGTGCTCAAGGGCGACAAACCCTGGAGTCCGGCGGCCGAGTCGTGGTGGGGCAAGATCGTACGCGATTTCACGCTGACCGATATCGACGGCAAGGTCCACACGCTCAGCGATTACCGAGGCAGGAACGTGGTCGTGGTCGTCTGGACGACGTGGGTCGCCACGTGCCGGTTGCAGGTGCCGCAACTGAAGGAGCTGCGGACCGCCTATGCCGACAGGGACTTGGCGATCCTGAGCATCTCGAACGAGCCGCCGGCGTTGCTCAAGGAGTTCGCCGAGAAAGAGGGGATCAACTTCGCGGTCCTTTCCGGCGGGGGCAGTGCGTTGCCGGCGCCCTTCGGGGAGGTCCAGTTCGTTCCGAGCAGCTTTTTCATCGATCCGCAGGGCCGGATGAAGCTGGCGGCCACCGGCTTCGTGCCGGTCGAGGACGCCAAGGCGATCATCCAGGCACAGTAAGCTCGGTGATTTTTTCGAAAATTTGCCTGGACAGGGGGCGGCAGTGCAGGTATTCTACACCGTTTGTATGATTTTGCATGGATTCAAGGCAGAGAATTCCGAGGTCATAGGTCATGGCACATAAAAAGGGACAAGGGTCATCGAGGAACGGGCGCGACAGCAACCCGCAATATCGCGGCGTGAAGCTCTACGGCGGCCAGGCGGCCAGGGCCGGGGCGATCCTCGTGCGGCAGTGCGGCACCAAGTTCTTCGCCGGCTCCAACGTCGGTATGGGCAAGGACTACACGCTGTTTGCCACGGCGGACGGCACCGTCCAGTTCCAGGGGCGCAAGATCCACGTGCTCTGACCGCTTCGCAGTTCCTTTCGCGTGATTCCCAAAGGATGGTGATATGCCATCCTTTTTTTTATCGTCCGGTGGCCTGATGTTTGTCGATGAAGCCCAGATCTGGGTCAAGGCAGGTGATGGAGGCAACGGCTGCGTGAGCTTCCGGCGGGAGAAGTTCGTGCCCAAAGGGGGTCCGGACGGCGGCGACGGTGGCTGGGGGGGGCACGTCTACTTCGAGGCCGCCGGCGATCTCGACACGCTGCTCGACTTTGCGGGCAAGCACCATTGGCGCGCCGAAAACGGCCGGCCGGGCCAAGGCAGCAACAAGAGCGGCTCGGATGGCCAGGACCTGATCGTCCGCGTGCCGGTCGGAACGCTCATCTACGACAGCGACTGGAGCCTGCTGCTCAAGGACCTCAGCGAACCGGGGATGAGGGTCCGGATCTGCCGGGGCGGCAAAGGCGGCAAGGGCAACAAGGCCTTTGCCACGAGCACCCATCAGACGCCGCGAGAGTTCGAGTCCGGCAAGCCCGGCCAGGAACGCAACCTGAAGCTCGAACTGAAGCTGATCGCCGACGTCGGGCTGGTGGGGCTGCCCAATGCCGGCAAGAGCACGCTGATCTCCCGCTGCTCGGCCGCCCGGCCGAAGATCGCCCCCTATCCGTTCACGACCCTCGAGCCCGTGCTGGGCATCGTGGGCCTCAGCGACTTCCGCCGGTTCGTGATGGCTGACATCCCCGGCCTGATCGAGGGGGCCAGCGAAGGGGCCGGCCTCGGCCACGACTTCCTCAAGCACATCGAACGCACCACCATCATCGTCCACATCCTGGACATCATGCCGATGGACGGCGCCGATCCGGTCGACAACTACCACACGATCCGCGCCGAACTCGAACGCCACAGTGAGGTCCTGGCCGACAAACCCGAGATCGTCGTCGCTAACAAGATCGACCTCGACCCCGACGGCGCCGCCCTCGCCCACATCCGAGAGAAACTCGGCCCGGACGTTCCCGCCATCTCGGCCGCCACGGGCGAAGGGATCAGGGAACTCACCGAACTGCTCTGGCAGAAGACCAAAGACCTCAAGGCCGGCGCCTGAGCCCCGGTCGCCTCTGCGACCGTCGGGCAATCGCCTTGAAGAGAGGAGCGTAAAGCGATACAATCAGGTGGACTTCTCTTTTCGGGAGGATTACTGGTATGCAGGTGCAGTTAACGGCGGTATTCAAGGAAGTGGCGGAAGGCTATATCGGGTTCGTTGAGGAACTGCCGGGCGCCAATACCCAAGGCGCCACATTGGAGGAGGCTCGGGCAAATCTGGCAGAGGCCATTCAATTGGTTCTGGAGGCCAATCGCGCGTTGGCTCAGGAGTCCCTCGAGGGCCAGGATGTGATCCGCGAGTCCGTCACCATTACGGCAGCATGAAACGGCGAGACTTGATCCAACACATCATGCGGCAGGGTGGCCAGCTTCTTCGCGAGGGGGGCAGTCATACCATCTTTGTCCATCGCGGCACCCGAAAGGCAGCAACAGTTCCGCGACACCGTGAAATCAGCGATTTCCTCGCCCGCAAGATCTGTCGCGATCTTCAGATTCCGGAACCATAATCGCGCGGTCCGGCATCTGTATCTTGAAGCCGGTGCCGAGCCTGTGGGACGTCCCGTTCCCAAGGGAGCGGGGAGAGATTGACAGCGGCAGGGGAATCGGCTAAAAGCGCTGTTTATGGCGTCGAGAAGAGGCGCCGATTCGCAGATCTGAAGATCCCGAGTGTGGTGTATGAATATCGTAGCGGTGGATATTGGCAATACGAACGTGTCGGTCGGCCTTTTCCTGGACGGCAAGGAGGAGTCCATTCAGTCGCTGCCGGGGGCGGGCGAGGCTGACCTGCGGGATTGCCTGGTCTCCGCCTGGCAGAAGATTCCCGTTCTGGAGTCTTCGACGCAGGGCAAGCGGGACGGCGTGATCGTCGTCGGCAGTGTCAAGCCGGTGTGGACCGAACTGGTCCGCAGAATGGCCGGTGAATCCCTCGGCGAGGAGATTCGTGTCGTCGGCGAAGACATCCCGCTGCCGATGTCGGCCTGGGTCGATGAGCCGGAGAAGGTGGGCGCCGACCGGATCGTCTCGGCGGCGGCCGCCTATGCCGTGGTGGAAGACGCGGTCGTCGTCGCCGATTTCGGCACAGCGGTGACGATCGATCTGGTCGATGCCAAGGGTGTCTTCCAGGGGGGCGTCATCTGTCCCGGCTTCGAGATCAGCGCGCAGGCCCTGAAGGACAACACCGCGAAACTGCCCAAAGTGGTCGTGCACCGGCCGACGACACCCTACGGCAAGAACACGGCCGACGCGATCAACTGCGGCCTGTACTATTCGATCATCGGGGCGCTGGAGGAGATCGTGCGACGCTACGCCGAGGAGATCGGGCACTGGCCGCAGACCGTCATCACCGGCTCGGCCGCTGCGATGATCAAGGACGATTGCCCCTTCGTCGACAACTACGTCCCCCACCTCGTCGTCAAGGGCATCGTCCTGGCCTACGTCAAGCACCTCGAAAGCCAAAGCGAGATGGACTGAGATCATGGGTCTTTTCGCGGCCGTCATGACCGGACCGGGGGCGGGGGCGATTGCCACGATCCTGCTCGTCGGCGAGTCGGCTCACGGCGTTCTGTCGGACATCTTCCAGCCGTCCGGGAACAGACCTCCAATCTTCCAGGCCGGCCGCATTCTGCTCGGCCACATCGTCGACGGCGACGACACGGTCGATCAGGTCACCATCGGCTGCGAGGGACCGGGCACGTTTGCCATCCACTGCCACGGTAATCCGCTCATCGTCGAACGGATCATGAAGCTGCTGCAAGGCCGCGGCGTCGAGTTGCTTGCCGCCGAACGCCTGTTGGCCCGGACCTTTGCCGCCGAGCAGCCGAACGATTCGATTGCCGTCGAGGCAAAGTTGGCGCTTGCGAAGGTCAAGACCCTGGAGGGCGTCCGAATCATCGCCTCCCAGATGGAAGGGGGGCTGTCGCAGAAGGTCCGCCAGTGGTCGCTCGAAATCGATTCGGTGGCGGCGGACGAGATCGCACGCCAGGCCCGGCAGATCTTGCGTGACAGCGAGGTCGCTCGACCGATTGTCTCCGGCTGCACGCTTGCGCTGATCGGGCCGCCCAATACGGGCAAGAGCACGCTGCTGAACGCCCTGGCCGGATGCGAGAAGGCCATTGTCACGGACATCGAAGGCACCACGCGTGACTGGGTCTCTTGCGAGATTCTCATGGGCCCTCTGGCGGCCACCGTCATCGACACGGCGGGCCTCGACGCCGATGCGGTCGCGGCCGGCCGCGATGAGATCGACCCAGCCGCCCAGGCCCGGAGCATCGAGATTCTTCATCGCGCCGACCTGGTTCTGCTGGTCCTGGACCTCAGCCGTCCGGAGGTCCGCATCGACCCCAAGCTGCTCGAAACACTGGCCGGCAAGCGCGTCGTGACCGTCCTGAACAAGTCCGATCTGCCGCCCCGTCTCGACCCCGCCGCACTACCCGCCCGTCTGGGCGCGCCGGTCCGCATCAGCGCCAGGCACGCCACCGACCTCGACAACCTGATCGGCGCGATCGGTCGCACTCTCGGCGTCGCCGACTTCGACCCACACACCCCCATCGCCTTCACCCCCCGTCAGAAAGCCCTGCTCGAACGCCTGGCATCCGCCGCCGCACCCTCCAATCCCGCCGCCACCATCGCCACCCTCCGGCACGGCCCAGTCGAAGGTTGATCGTCGGTTGTTGGCCACAGGGCGCTTGGTATGGTATAATGCGGTCATGATTTCTCCGACTGACCGAGAGCAGATTGAGGCGATTTGCCGCAAGTACGGCGCCAGGAGGGCTCTCTTGTTTGGCTCCAGCCTTGATGCGAGCCGCGAAGCGCGCGACATCGATCTGGCCGTGGAAGGTGTCTGTCCCCGCGATTTCTTCCGTTTCTATGGGGAGTTGATGTTTGCCCTGTCCAAGCCAGTCGATGTGATTGACCTCTCCGGCCAGTCGAAGTTCCTTGACCTCGTGCGGCGCGAGGGAGTACTCCTGTATGGCTGATTTGAGGGAGCGAGTAGAATCTGAATATGAAGCCATTCGAAAGACTCTGGCCGCAATGCCGACGCATCGTCGGCTGGAGAGCCTGTCCGTCCTGGAACTGGCGGGCGTTG
This genomic interval carries:
- a CDS encoding class II aldolase/adducin family protein — its product is MKYEYLHPRDELVLTMQRIYRYKMTTTSGGNLSILDENGDMWITPTGVDKGTLTANDIVCVRADGRIEGLHRPSSEYPFHKAIYAVRPDLKAIVHAHPMALVAFSIAHKVPDTRLFHQAWRSNGTVAFAPYGVPGSEDLGRKIAQKYAEGFDSVILENHGVCCGGQNLQESFGKFETLEMCCKVLIKAHTLGEPTYLTDQQLQLQGKSDVPLEAFEYDPSMMTIHEKELRNQICRFVERGYRQRLLTMKTGTFSARIDAEKFLITPYPLDRHAVLPEEIVMIRKGKKEFGKHPSRAVLSHKAIYDAQPDVTAIVNAGPLNAMAFSVCRQTIDTYTIPESYVFVREVGLLPFETVYNDFARLARTLTLQSPAAVLANNGVMVVGDSVLAAFDKLEVLEYSAEAVLDAQPIGGHVAMSRKIIDELIEAFGLQPPPPQ
- a CDS encoding ADP-ribosylglycohydrolase family protein, giving the protein MRYAGFCTLVLVVASLFSSAGVRADGRTIERTVLIEKISGFWIGQLVGNYLGFPFENVYADEPIPVLVDRYYTPFNAGELRINRNDHRAYVPFMFTAFDGAYSDDDTDIEFVTLHAVEQHGLDLDYGQIAEAWKRHINRRIWVANRTARDLMAQGMLPPETGKKENNPNWFQIDPQLVNEIWSAFYPGMPAKAAERAEWGARITNDDWGVHPTIAYAVMISEAFFETDRMKLVKTALSHIPTDSPFHEGMLDVIGWYEASPDDWRVTRRKIHEKYYRYRKGDYAAPVSVVSSLVNGLCGVLAILYGEGDFMKTVGIAVSAGYDCDNQAATCGGLMGVMLGAKAIPQSLTHDCLPGGRWSKPFNDTYINYSRDELPIHNRISDIVERIARIAETAILREGGRRIEKDGQTVYVIP
- a CDS encoding MlaD family protein, translating into MSDYESAQRRRDVIVGIFVIMGLAAFGWMIFKFGELPTAISRIRSFQVYVKFPSAPGVRKDTPVRFCGYQIGRVTAVMAPRILQDFHTGQEYHQALVVLSVDRNYADIPSNVEAKLMTRGLGSSYIELKVDPQKLPAPPLDPDRPETAFLMEGLTLQGSTGLTSEFFPEESQKKLNNLVDSIGAFIGNANDIIGDPDNKGNIKATLANMSTATANISAAMTRATELMDSAEATLAEYKSLAQAGTETLASVDVKAERLVGALVNTSADVSKAVSQLRLAMEKVNAGQGTAGRLVTDGRLYEKLLESTEQLNVLLKNFKELVDKVSEKGLRSIY
- a CDS encoding MerR family transcriptional regulator, whose protein sequence is MTEETKLMPIGRAAEKAGISRQSLQYYLMVGLLEPTETTPTGRRLFDGKAVERIRLIKQLNDSGYPLRAIRELFMEGRTDWKGSSGE
- the rnpA gene encoding ribonuclease P protein component, coding for MKLPKNRRLVSNRQFKAVLDRRRRAGDALLTLWVAENRCGHARLGVSVGKSCGNAVVRNRLKRLLREAFRLSQEQVPSGHDCVLMISANMARRLKHPTHGPQAVRSMTLAQVQTSFISLVKAVFETGPADPQSRGDKHSHATTGRTT
- a CDS encoding sialate O-acetylesterase — encoded protein: MNRTIAARNRTVSLILLCLLGLVSWGPAEADVRLPAILSDNMVLQGGDTVSLWGWADPKEEIEIRMSWSNAVPQIQADDDGAWTFRMAAPPFGGPYEVTFKAANTITVKNILVGEVWVCSGQSNMQWTVQNSADAEQEIAAARYPKIRLFSVDRQVADTPQTDCKGRWVECSPETIPGFSAVAYFFGRRLRKDLELPIGLIHTSWGGTPAEAWTSGPMLRSHPEFEPIIKRYEDAVANYPKALVQYRENVKKWEEDAEKAKAEGKPAPRRPNAPLGPGHHHTPSGLYNAMIAPLTPYAIQGAIWYQGESNAGRAYQYRELFPTMIRDWWQSWGRNNFPFLFVQLANYLAVKDEPGESAWAELREAQLMTLELPNTGMAVTIDIGDADDIHPRNKQDVGKRLALWALARTYFKDMVYSGPLYSFMNIRGDEIVLHFQHVGGGLVAQGGGPLKGFAVAGADRKFVWAEARIEGETVVVRSEKVAEPVAVRYAWADNPVCNLYNQAGLPASPFRTDGWPGVTADNK
- a CDS encoding peroxiredoxin family protein, whose translation is MVTRSGIRLLSLVACAAVVLFALAGLTGCKEKSPPPAEPNAATETPSPGAGREQALLDPLDAAASLFRGPSVSLQNVLKGDKPWSPAAESWWGKIVRDFTLTDIDGKVHTLSDYRGRNVVVVVWTTWVATCRLQVPQLKELRTAYADRDLAILSISNEPPALLKEFAEKEGINFAVLSGGGSALPAPFGEVQFVPSSFFIDPQGRMKLAATGFVPVEDAKAIIQAQ
- the rpmA gene encoding 50S ribosomal protein L27 — protein: MAHKKGQGSSRNGRDSNPQYRGVKLYGGQAARAGAILVRQCGTKFFAGSNVGMGKDYTLFATADGTVQFQGRKIHVL
- the obgE gene encoding GTPase ObgE; this translates as MPSFFLSSGGLMFVDEAQIWVKAGDGGNGCVSFRREKFVPKGGPDGGDGGWGGHVYFEAAGDLDTLLDFAGKHHWRAENGRPGQGSNKSGSDGQDLIVRVPVGTLIYDSDWSLLLKDLSEPGMRVRICRGGKGGKGNKAFATSTHQTPREFESGKPGQERNLKLELKLIADVGLVGLPNAGKSTLISRCSAARPKIAPYPFTTLEPVLGIVGLSDFRRFVMADIPGLIEGASEGAGLGHDFLKHIERTTIIVHILDIMPMDGADPVDNYHTIRAELERHSEVLADKPEIVVANKIDLDPDGAALAHIREKLGPDVPAISAATGEGIRELTELLWQKTKDLKAGA
- a CDS encoding type II toxin-antitoxin system HicB family antitoxin, which codes for MQVQLTAVFKEVAEGYIGFVEELPGANTQGATLEEARANLAEAIQLVLEANRALAQESLEGQDVIRESVTITAA
- a CDS encoding type II toxin-antitoxin system HicA family toxin, giving the protein MKRRDLIQHIMRQGGQLLREGGSHTIFVHRGTRKAATVPRHREISDFLARKICRDLQIPEP
- a CDS encoding type III pantothenate kinase; translation: MNIVAVDIGNTNVSVGLFLDGKEESIQSLPGAGEADLRDCLVSAWQKIPVLESSTQGKRDGVIVVGSVKPVWTELVRRMAGESLGEEIRVVGEDIPLPMSAWVDEPEKVGADRIVSAAAAYAVVEDAVVVADFGTAVTIDLVDAKGVFQGGVICPGFEISAQALKDNTAKLPKVVVHRPTTPYGKNTADAINCGLYYSIIGALEEIVRRYAEEIGHWPQTVITGSAAAMIKDDCPFVDNYVPHLVVKGIVLAYVKHLESQSEMD